The DNA segment TTTGGATTGGCGGGGAGGCAGCGCGCGTTCCCCGCCATTCTGCTTGGGCCGGATCGCTCTACTTGGTCTCGAGCGGCGTTGCCTGACCGACTTTGCCGGGCTCGGTCGATGGCTTCGGCGGCGGTCCGCTTGTAGGCTGGTGCTTGCCGGTTTCACCGCTGTCGCGGCTGTTCATCCACATGTATCCGCCAGCCGCAACGACAAGAAGAACGACGAGAACGATCACGATGGCCATCGGCGTTGAGATTTGGTTCTTCATGCTTTTACCTCCTGGTTGAGATTTGGATTGATCGAGAGAAATCGGCGTTGAATAGTACGGAAAATCGTTCGATTGCCCTTCTCTCGCCCTGCCCGCATCTCCAAGAATCCCTCCGTGCTTTTGTAAGCGATATGATATTACTCCATCTCGCTTCATTTTCCTGCTTTGGCCTCTGGGCTATAATTATTGGTCGTGAAGAGGCCATATCTTCTCCCCGCTTTCTTCTGCCTTGTTGGGATGGCTGTCGGCCAATCCCCCATTGTTCTGTCGTATCGCCAGCCAGAGGTCAAAGCAAAGGCCGCGATCCTCGTCGATGTCCGCACAGGCCAAGTTCTCTTCGAGAAGAACGCCGATCAAAAGCTTCCGCCCGCAAGCGTTACCAAATTGATGACCGCGCTCATCCTCATGGAAAACTGCCAACCGGACGAGATCGTCCGCGCATCCGAAAGAGCGACGAAAACCCCCAGCAGCTCCATGCATTTGATGCGAGACGAGGAGGTATCGGTTCACGGAATGCTGCAGGCGCTGCTTCTTCGGTCGGCCAACGACGGCTGCGTGGCGGTCGCCGAGCATGTCGGCGGATCGCTGGAGAAGTTTGTAGACAGAATGAATGCAAAGGCCAAAAGTTTGGGCGCAACGTCGACAACCTTTCGCAATCCGCACGGCCTGCACGACAAGGAGCATCTATCGACCGCGAGAGATCTGGCGAAGATCGCCCTGGAAGCCATCAAGATCCCCTTGATCAACGAAACGGCCAAACTCCCAACCTGCTGCATTGTGCGAAGCATGAACCAGGAAGACACCGTCTTCATCTCGCCTAATAAATTTCTTGGCAAATACCAATGGGCCGATGGGCTTAAGACAGGCTATACTCGACAAGCCGGCCCGTGTCTGGCCGCGTCCGCAACGCGAGACGGGCGCCGACAAATCGCAATCATCCTCAACAGCCCCGACAGAGACTCCGACGCCATCGCTCTCATGGAGTATGGCTTCAACCAATGGACGGCAGTCCCGCGACCGCCCGACACGATCAAAGCTAAAGTGGGCAACCGCGAGATCAAGGCCGTTGCGGGCCAAGTGCAGGAAGCGCTGGTGCCCGCCGTCGCGGCCGCGTCGTCCAGGTGGGTTGTCGAAGTCGAGCCCGAACGAGTCAGCGCCCAAGAAGGCGACGTGATCGGCAAAGTGAAACTCTTGGGCGAGGGCGAACCCTTGGTCATGGCCGACCTGGTCTCCATGGAGAGCGTCGGCCCGCCGACCCATTGGTCGCGCGTCTTCGGAGCGCTTTTTCTCGGGGCGGCGGCGCTGGCCTACACCGGCAGGCGAAAACGACACAGGAGACGCCCTCATGGACGTTAAAGCCGCTCTTAAGTCGCAGTATCTGGCCGGTCTCGCCATGCTCCGTCAAGCCATCGAGCGATGTCCCGACGACCTTTGGCTGTCTGGCGAGCATCCGCGCAACTATTGGCGCATTGCCTACCATACTATCTTCTATACCGACCTCTATCTAAGGACCGGCGAAGAGGCCTTCGTGCCTTGGACCAAGCATCGAGAAGACGTGCCATGCCTATGGGAAAACCCGCCCGTCGAAGAGCCTTACACCAAAGAAGAGACCATCCAATATCTAAACGAAGTCGTAGCAAACCTTGATGACTTTCTTGCGGCGCTCGACCTCTCGGCAAAGGAGACCGGATTCCACTGGTACCCGATACCCAAACTCGACCACCAGATGATGAATCTGCGGCACATTCAAGGCCATGTCGGGCAACTCTCAGAACTCTTGATGGCGCGCGGCATCGATATCGATTGGAAGGGCGCCGTCCTCTAAGACGACTGGCCCATCGGGTATCCTTAACCGTAAGATGACCACCAAGATTTGTATTCTCACCCTCTCTCTTACGCTCGTCGCGCATTGCTCTGCTCAGACCGCCACCATCGTTGGCAAAGTGAAACTGAACGGAACTCCTCCCAAACCCAAAGCCTTAAACATGAAAGAC comes from the Armatimonadota bacterium genome and includes:
- a CDS encoding D-alanyl-D-alanine carboxypeptidase, with product MKRPYLLPAFFCLVGMAVGQSPIVLSYRQPEVKAKAAILVDVRTGQVLFEKNADQKLPPASVTKLMTALILMENCQPDEIVRASERATKTPSSSMHLMRDEEVSVHGMLQALLLRSANDGCVAVAEHVGGSLEKFVDRMNAKAKSLGATSTTFRNPHGLHDKEHLSTARDLAKIALEAIKIPLINETAKLPTCCIVRSMNQEDTVFISPNKFLGKYQWADGLKTGYTRQAGPCLAASATRDGRRQIAIILNSPDRDSDAIALMEYGFNQWTAVPRPPDTIKAKVGNREIKAVAGQVQEALVPAVAAASSRWVVEVEPERVSAQEGDVIGKVKLLGEGEPLVMADLVSMESVGPPTHWSRVFGALFLGAAALAYTGRRKRHRRRPHGR
- a CDS encoding DinB family protein, with amino-acid sequence MDVKAALKSQYLAGLAMLRQAIERCPDDLWLSGEHPRNYWRIAYHTIFYTDLYLRTGEEAFVPWTKHREDVPCLWENPPVEEPYTKEETIQYLNEVVANLDDFLAALDLSAKETGFHWYPIPKLDHQMMNLRHIQGHVGQLSELLMARGIDIDWKGAVL